The following are encoded in a window of Fusarium verticillioides 7600 chromosome 6, whole genome shotgun sequence genomic DNA:
- a CDS encoding mitochondrial import inner membrane translocase subunit TIM16 has translation MAHKFVVTAFLTGSRILGRSFVAAYKQAQAASAYQRAQAKAGNTSAGASLSSGMTLDEACKILNVKPPAGGQANVEEVLSRYKRLFDANDPQKGGSFYLQSKIVRAKERFEREIGPIREKMEQEAEIKEGFKPKVYKD, from the exons ATG GCGCACAAATTCGTGGTTACAGCCTTCCTAACAGGCTCCCGAATCCTTGGTCGATCATTTGTCGCAGCTTACAAGCAGGCTCAGGCTGCCTCAGCGTACCAGCGAGCGCAAGCCAAGGCCGGCAACACATCCGCTGGtgcctctctctcctctGGCATGACTCTCGATGAGGCATGCAAGATTCTCAACGTCAAGCCCCCGGCTGGTGGACAAGCCAATGTCGAGGAGGTTCTCTCGCGTTACAAGCGACTGTTTGACGCCAACGATCCTCAAAAGGGTGGCAGTTTCTATCTCCAGAGCAAGATCGTAAGAGCAAAGGAGCGATTCGAGCGAGAGATCGGTCCTATACGGGAAAAGAtggagcaggaggctgaAATCAAAGAGGGTTTCAAGCCCAAGGTCTACAAGGACTGA
- a CDS encoding 50S ribosomal protein L13e, whose product MAIKHNQKLVNNHFRKDWQRRVRTHFDQPGKKSRRRTARQAKAAALAPRPVDKLRPVVRCPTLKYNRRVRSGRGFTLAELKEAGIPKAFAPTIGIAVDFRRQNLSEESLAANVARLKAYQERLILLPRRSNAPKKGDTKTDVSKIEKASHISATLPIAPTDIAFKEIKKGDMPSNIEAGAYRTLRVARANARYEGARQKRVRDAAEAESAKK is encoded by the exons ATG GCGATCAAGCACAAccagaagctcgtcaacaacc ACTTCCGCAAGGATTGGCAGCGCCGGGTTCGAACCCACTTCGACCAG CCCGGCAAGAAGTCGCGGAGACGCACAGCTCGtcaggccaaggctgctgcccTCGCTCCCCGACCTGTCGACAAGCTCCGACCTGTTGTGCGATGCCCTACCCTTAAGTACAACCGCCGTGTCCGCTCCGGCCGTGGTTTCACCCTGGCTGAGCTCAAG GAGGCCGGTATCCCCAAGGCTTTCGCTCCCACCATCGGTATCGCTGTCGATTTCCGCCGACAGAACCTCAGCGAGGAGTCCCTTGCTGCCAACGTTGCTCGCCTCAAGGCCTACCAGGAGCGCTTGATCCTCCTCCCCCGCCGATCTAACGCCCCCAAGAAGGGTGACACCAAGACCGACgtctccaagatcgagaaggcATCCCACATCTCGGCTACTCTCCCCATTGCCCCCACCGACATCGCTttcaaggagatcaagaagggtgaCATGCCTTCCAACATCGAGGCCGGTGCTTACCGAACTCTCCGTGTCGCTCGTGCCAACGCCCGATACGAGGGTGCCCGACAGAAGCGTGTGCGGGATGCCGCCGAGGCTGAGTCGGCTAAGAAATAA
- a CDS encoding phospho-2-dehydro-3-deoxyheptonate aldolase, tyrosine-inhibited has translation MPSAVEMVSIAADDTRVLGQDPLIPPALLTSEIPLPEKATNTVVKGRQDAADIVLGESDRLLVVVGPCSIHDPVAAQEYASRLKELSDKLSDDLCIVMRAYLEKPRTTVGWKGLINDPDIDNSFKINKGLRVSRQLFVDLTSKGLPIATEMLDTISPQFLADCISVGAIGARTTESQLHRELASGLSFPVGFKNGTDGSLGVAIDAIGAAAAQHHFMGVTKQGLAAITRTKGNEHCFVILRGGTKGTNFDKESVQAAKKVLQDKKQKEAIMIDCSHGNSSKNHKNQPKVAKVVGEQLREGEKAIIGVMIESNIGEGNQKVPAEGPAALQRGVSITDACINWEDTAVVLEDLADAVRTRRKVNRS, from the exons ATGCCTTCAGCCGTAGAAATGGTCAGTATCGCTGCCGATGACACCAGAG TCCTCGGACAGGATCCTCTGATCCCTCCCGCTCTTCTCACCTCCGAGATCCCTCTCCCCGAGAAGGCCACAAACACCGTTGTCAAGGGCCGTCAAGATGCTGCCGACATTGTTCTTGGCGAGAGCGACAGGcttctcgtcgttgtcgGCCCCTGCTCCATTCACGACCCTGTCGCCGCTCAGGAATACGCTTCCAGACTCAAGGAGCTCTCTGACAAGCTCTCCGACGATCTCTGCATCGTGATGCGCGCCTACCTCGAGAAGCCCCGAACAACCGTTGGCTGGAAGGGTCTCATCAACGATCCCGATATCGATAACtctttcaagatcaacaagggcCTCCGTGTTTCCCGCCAGCTGTTCGTTGACTTGACCAGCAAGGGTCTACCTATTGCCACCGAGATGCTCGATACCATTTCTCCTCAGTTCCTTGCCGACTGTATCTCTGTCGGTGCTATTGGTGCCCGTACTACCGAGTCCCAGCTGCACCGTGAGCTTGCTTCCGGTCTGTCTTTCCCTGTTGGTTTCAAGAACGGCACAGACGGTAGCCTTGGTGTTGCCATTGACGCTattggcgctgctgctgctcagcaCCACTTCATGGGTGTCACAAAACAAGGCCTTGCTGCTATTACCCGCACCAAGGGTAACGAACACTGCTTTGTTATTCTCCGTGGTGGAACCAAGGGCACAAACTTCGACAAGGAGAGTGTccaggctgccaagaaggtccttcaggacaagaagcagaaggaggctatCATGATTGATTGCTCCCACG GTAACTCTTCCAAGAACCACAAGAACCAGCCCAAGGTTGCCAAGGTCGTTGGTGAACAACTTCGTGAGGGCGAGAAGGCCATCATTGGTGTTATGATCGAGTCCAACATTGGTGAGGGTAACCAAAAGGTTCCCGCCGAGGGCCCTGCTGCTCTCCAGCGTGGTGTCAGCATCACTGATGCTTGCATCAACTGGGAGGACACAGCCGTTGTGCTCGAGGACTTGGCTGATGCTGTCCGCACTCGCCGCAAGGTCAACCGCTCTTAG
- a CDS encoding phospho-2-dehydro-3-deoxyheptonate aldolase, tyrosine-inhibited, protein MVSIAADDTRVLGQDPLIPPALLTSEIPLPEKATNTVVKGRQDAADIVLGESDRLLVVVGPCSIHDPVAAQEYASRLKELSDKLSDDLCIVMRAYLEKPRTTVGWKGLINDPDIDNSFKINKGLRVSRQLFVDLTSKGLPIATEMLDTISPQFLADCISVGAIGARTTESQLHRELASGLSFPVGFKNGTDGSLGVAIDAIGAAAAQHHFMGVTKQGLAAITRTKGNEHCFVILRGGTKGTNFDKESVQAAKKVLQDKKQKEAIMIDCSHGNSSKNHKNQPKVAKVVGEQLREGEKAIIGVMIESNIGEGNQKVPAEGPAALQRGVSITDACINWEDTAVVLEDLADAVRTRRKVNRS, encoded by the exons ATGGTCAGTATCGCTGCCGATGACACCAGAG TCCTCGGACAGGATCCTCTGATCCCTCCCGCTCTTCTCACCTCCGAGATCCCTCTCCCCGAGAAGGCCACAAACACCGTTGTCAAGGGCCGTCAAGATGCTGCCGACATTGTTCTTGGCGAGAGCGACAGGcttctcgtcgttgtcgGCCCCTGCTCCATTCACGACCCTGTCGCCGCTCAGGAATACGCTTCCAGACTCAAGGAGCTCTCTGACAAGCTCTCCGACGATCTCTGCATCGTGATGCGCGCCTACCTCGAGAAGCCCCGAACAACCGTTGGCTGGAAGGGTCTCATCAACGATCCCGATATCGATAACtctttcaagatcaacaagggcCTCCGTGTTTCCCGCCAGCTGTTCGTTGACTTGACCAGCAAGGGTCTACCTATTGCCACCGAGATGCTCGATACCATTTCTCCTCAGTTCCTTGCCGACTGTATCTCTGTCGGTGCTATTGGTGCCCGTACTACCGAGTCCCAGCTGCACCGTGAGCTTGCTTCCGGTCTGTCTTTCCCTGTTGGTTTCAAGAACGGCACAGACGGTAGCCTTGGTGTTGCCATTGACGCTattggcgctgctgctgctcagcaCCACTTCATGGGTGTCACAAAACAAGGCCTTGCTGCTATTACCCGCACCAAGGGTAACGAACACTGCTTTGTTATTCTCCGTGGTGGAACCAAGGGCACAAACTTCGACAAGGAGAGTGTccaggctgccaagaaggtccttcaggacaagaagcagaaggaggctatCATGATTGATTGCTCCCACG GTAACTCTTCCAAGAACCACAAGAACCAGCCCAAGGTTGCCAAGGTCGTTGGTGAACAACTTCGTGAGGGCGAGAAGGCCATCATTGGTGTTATGATCGAGTCCAACATTGGTGAGGGTAACCAAAAGGTTCCCGCCGAGGGCCCTGCTGCTCTCCAGCGTGGTGTCAGCATCACTGATGCTTGCATCAACTGGGAGGACACAGCCGTTGTGCTCGAGGACTTGGCTGATGCTGTCCGCACTCGCCGCAAGGTCAACCGCTCTTAG
- a CDS encoding aminopeptidase has translation MKHPLISSLRRALCLPFSASTPAPTAPPGRSALTKPGGYDADLPMIRRTFHSGPLPRISSRARASSYGSTPSITTPYQPHRSQLHSFLSSTFTTASSPRSVLTQPLHNSKASSLVPRQQQRNCSCRRAMYRNGNDVASASLDIRRGREVLPKNVKPLHYDLTLEPNFETFKYEGTVTIDFDVVEDSTSIALNTVEIDIHETLVEANGATISSSPTLDYNKDTQTTTVTFDKTIPAGQKARLTQRFTGTLNDDMAGFYRSSYKDEDGNTKYLATTQFEATDARRAFPCLDEPALKATFTVTLIADKDLVCLGNMDVASEKEVDSKVTGKKRKAITYNKTPIMSTYLLAFVIGDLKSYETNNFRVPIRVWCTPDQDLDHAIFSAELAARTLEFYEQQFGSQYPLPKMDMVAVPDFAAGAMENWGLITYRVVDLLLDEKTSSAVTKKRVAEVVQHELAHQWFGNLVTMDFWDGLWLKEGFATWMSWYSSNAFYPEWRIWEGYVTEDLRSALGLDSLRSSHPIEVPVKRADEVNQIFDAISYEKGSCVLRMISKYLGEDVFLKGIRIYLDRHAYNNTETTDLWAALSEASGKDVERVADIWTKKVGYPVVAVTEDEGKGTIHVKQNRFLRTADVKPEEDQVLYPVFLNLRTKGGIQEDLALNTREADFKVPDFDFYKINSGHSGIYRTSYTSERLQKLGQNAKAGLLGVEDRAGMIADAGALAAAGYQKTSGLLSLLQEFDSENEFIVWDEITLRVGSLRDAWIFEDDDVNEALKTFQRDLVSKKANEIGWDISDKDDFTAQRMKALMFGKAAIVEDEPTKKAAFELFEKFVNGDRDAVQPNLRPSVFAVVVTYGGEKEYNDILKEYETAKQSSERNTALRSLGFAKDPALIKRTLEYTLSDNVKTQDIYMPLSGLRAHKEGILALWGWVKDNWDVLTKRLPPGMSLLGDMVAISTSSLTHEDQISDVKSFFEKKGTKGFDLELAQSLDSMTAKQNWLARDKDDVKEWLRKNKYL, from the coding sequence ATGAAGCATCCATTGATATCTTCACTGCGGCGGGCTCTTTGCCTGCCGTTCAGTGCTTCTACTCCTGCTCCCACTGCTCCTCCAGGTCGTTCAGCGCTGACGAAACCCGGAGGTTACGATGCCGACCTGCCGATGATCCGTCGCACCTTCCATTCAGGACCCCTCCCCCGCATCAGCTCAAGAGCTAGAGCCTCAAGTTACGGGTCAACTCCTTCTATAACAACACCATATCAACCTCACCGCTCTCAATTACattcctttctctcttctaCCTTTACCACAGCTTCTTCCCCTCGATCGGTTCTCACTCAACCTCTCCACAACTCAAaagcctcttctctcgtccCTCGTCAGCAGCAGCGTAACTGCTCTTGTCGACGAGCCATGTATCGCAACGGAAACGATGTCGCTAGCGCGAGTCTCGACATTCGTCGTGGACGTGAGGTTCTTCCCAAGAATGTCAAGCCCCTGCACTACGATCTCACCCTCGAGCCAAACTTCGAGACCTTCAAGTATGAAGGTACTGTCACCATCGACTTCGATGTCGTCGAAGATTCAACCTCTATTGCCCTGAACACGGTCGAAATTGATATCCACGAGACACTCGTTGAAGCCAATGGTGCCACTATTAGCTCCTCGCCTACCCTCGATTACAACAAGGACACCCAAACCACCACCGTTACCTTCGATAAGACGATTCCCGCCGGTCAAAAGGCGAGGTTGACTCAACGTTTCACCGGTACTCTCAACGATGACATGGCAGGTTTCTACAGGTCATCATACAAGGACGAAGATGGCAACACCAAATACCTTGCTACCACCCAGTTCGAGGCCACCGATGCTCGCCGTGCGTTCCCTTGCCTGGACGAGCCAGCTCTGAAGGCGACATTCACTGTGACACTCATTGCTGACAAGGATCTGGTATGCTTGGGTAACATGGATGTCGCTTCTGAGAAAGAAGTCGACTCCAAGGTTACAggcaagaagcgcaaggccatTACTTACAACAAGACACCCATCATGTCTACCTACCTTCTGGCTTTCGTCATTGGTGACCTCAAGTCCTACGAGACTAACAACTTTCGAGTCCCTATCCGAGTGTGGTGCACTCCTGATCAAGACCTTGACCATGCCATCTTTTCCGCTGAGCTAGCCGCACGAACACTCGAGTTCTACGAGCAGCAATTTGGCAGTCAATATCCTCTTCCCAAGATGGACATGGTTGCTGTGCCCGACTTTGCTGCTGGAGCCATGGAGAACTGGGGTCTCATCACATATCGAGTCGTTGATCTTCTACTGGATGAAAAGACCAGCAGTGCCGTCACCAAAAAGCGGGTGGCTGAGGTCGTTCAACATGAGCTGGCTCATCAGTGGTTCGGCAACTTGGTCACAATGGACTTCTGGGATGGCCTGTGGCTAAAGGAAGGTTTCGCAACATGGATGTCTTGGTATTCCTCTAATGCTTTCTACCCCGAGTGGAGGATTTGGGAAGGTTACGTTACCGAGGATCTCCGATCTGCCCTCGGCCTCGACTCTCTGCGCAGCTCTCACCCTATCGAAGTGCCTGTCAAGCGTGCCGATGAGGTCAACCAAATCTTCGATGCTATCTCATATGAAAAGGGCTCTTGTGTTCTGCGCATGATCTCAAAATACTTGGGCGAGGACGTCTTTCTGAAGGGTATCCGAATCTATCTCGACAGACACGCATACAACAACACTGAGACCACAGACCTTTGGGCCGCTCTCAGCGAGGCTAGTGGTAAAGATGTTGAGCGCGTTGCTGATATATGGACCAAGAAGGTCGGTTATCCAGTCGTAGCAGTcacagaagacgaaggcAAAGGCACAATCCATGTCAAGCAGAACCGGTTCCTTAGAACGGCTgatgtcaagcctgaggaggatCAAGTCCTTTATCCTGTCTTCCTCAACCTTCGAACTAAGGGCGGTATCCAGGAAGACCTGGCACTCAACACACGTGAGGCAGACTTCAAGGTGCCTGACTTTGACTTCTACAAGATCAACTCTGGCCATTCTGGTATCTACCGTACATCTTATACAAGCGAGCGGCTTCAAAAGCTTGGTCAAAACGCCAAGGCGGGTCTCCTGGGTGTTGAAGACAGGGCCGGTATGATTGCTGATGCCGGTGCCCTTGCCGCTGCTGGTTACCAAAAGACATCCGGCTTGTTGTCACTCCTCCAAGAATTTGACTCTGAAAACGAGTTTATTGTCTGGGATGAGATCACTCTCCGTGTCGGATCTCTCCGTGATGCTTGGatctttgaagatgatgatgtcaacgaggctctcaagactTTCCAGAGGGATCTGGTCAGCAAGAAGGCTAACGAGATCGGTTGGGATATTTCTGACAAGGATGACTTCACTGCCCAAAGAATGAAGGCTCTCATGTTCGGTAAGGCCGCCATTGTTGAGGACGAGCCTACAAAGAAGGCCGCTTTCGAGTTGTTCGAAAAGTTCGTCAATGGCGATCGAGATGCTGTACAACCCAACTTGCGACCTAGTGTGTTCGCTGTTGTGGTTACCTATGGAGGCGAGAAGGAGTATAATGATATTTTGAAAGAATACGAGACTGCCAAGCAAAGCAGTGAGCGAAACACTGCTCTCCGATCACTTGGTTTCGCAAAGGATCCCGCGCTTATCAAGCGAACTCTGGAGTACACTCTCAGCGATAACGTCAAGACCCAGGATATCTACATGCCCCTCAGCGGTCTCCGCGCTCACAAGGAGGGTATTCTGGCCCTTTGGGGATGGGTCAAGGACAACTGGGACGTTCTTACCAAGCGACTCCCACCTGGCATGTCACTCCTTGGCGATATGGTCGCCATTTCTACAAGCTCTCTCACACACGAGGACCAGATTTCCGAtgtcaagagcttctttgagaagaagggcacAAAGGGATTTGACCTTGAGCTGGCTCAGAGTCTCGATTCTATGACTGCCAAGCAAAATTGGCTCGCCAGGGATAAGGACGATGTCAAGGAGTGGCTACGCAAGAACAAATATTTGTAA
- a CDS encoding H+-transporting ATPase, with the protein MSKLFRRRKNNNDDLESNAGRRASRASRGGRAASIVDDSLGEYPALDHYISNYREDRRRATDDRDEKVKKKHWWQFGSGVDAQEEPLTKKGTPDAWLETDLTAGLASDEVEKRRQVTGWNELVSEKENMFEKFLSFFTGPILYVMEVAALLAVGLGDWVDFGVIVGILMLNAFVGFYQEKQAADVVASLKGDIAMRCTVIRDSNEQEILARELVPGDILIVQEGGTVAADARLICDYTRPEDFELYKRLRAEDKLDRSDEEDEFADGADKEQDQDTSTEHDAHQHSHEPEPHDYRSRPLAAIDQSAITGESLAVEKYLGDMVYYTTGCKRGKAFALVQTTAKESFVGRTADLVQGAKDQGHFKAIMNNIGTSLLVLVMFWILIAWIGGFFHHIGMTEPGSQNLLHYALVLLIIGVPVGLPVVTTTTLAVGAAYLAKQKAIVQKLTAIESLAGVDILCSDKTGTLTANKLSIRDPWLAEGQDVNWMMAVAALASSHNLRTLDPIDKVTILTLKRYPEAREILKQGWVTESFTPFDPVSKRITAVCRLGNDKFWCVKGAPKAVLKLASGSEDESRIYKEKAQDFARRGFRSLGVAYKKNDGPWIILGLLSMFDPPREDTAQTIIEAGHLGVPVKMLTGDAIAIAKETCKMLSLGTKVYNSERLIHGGLSGSVQHDFVERADGFAEVFPEHKYTVVEMLQQRGHLTAMTGDGVNDAPSLKKADCGIAVEGASEAAQAAADIVFLAPGLSTIVLAIKTARQIFQRMKAYIQYRIALCLHLEIYLTLSMIIINETIRVDLIVFLALFADLATVAVAYDNAHWEPRPVEWQLPKIWVMSVILGILLALATWVLRGAMFLPNGGFIQNFGSIQEILFLEVALTENWLIFVTRGGKTWPSWQLVFAILGVDILATLFCLFGWMSGTGEISHPESNFKQSSNGWVDIVTVVIVWLYSFGVTVVIAIVYFILNKLSWLDNLGRKDRKKKDTKLENILGHLQKLAIEHEVDEKTGKSRFMLAEKAADEDDDI; encoded by the exons atgTCTAAACTATTCCGTCGTcgcaagaacaacaacgatgACCTGGAATCCAATGCTGGCCGGCGAGCCTCCCGCGCTTCTAGAGGCGGGAGAGCCGCCAGTATTGTAGACGACAGTCTCGGCGAGTATCCTGCTCTTGATCACTACATCAGCAACTATCGCGAAGATCGTCGTCGCGCAACCGATGACCGTGatgagaaggtcaagaagaagcattgGTGGCAGTTCGGCAGCGGTGTCGATGCCCAGGAGGAGCCTCTTACTAAGAAGGGTACTCCTGATGCCTGGCTTGAGACGGATCTCACAGCTGGTCTTGCATCGGATGAAGTTGAAAAACGAAGACAAGTAACAGGATGGAACGAGTTGGTttccgagaaggagaacatGTTTGAGAAGTTTCTGTCCTTCTTTACAGGACCCATTCTTTATG TTATGGAGGTCGCGGCCCTTCTCGCAGTCGGTCTCGGGGATTGGGTAGATTTCGGAGTAATCGTCGGTATCCTTATGCTCAATGCCTTCGTCGGCTTCTaccaagagaagcaagcCGCAGATGTCGTCGCTAGTCTCAAGGGTGATATTGCAATGCGATGCACGGTCATACGTGACAGCAACGAACAGGAAATTCTGGCGCGAGAACTTGTTCCCGGCGACATC CTCATTGTTCAAGAAGGCGGTACCGTGGCTGCAGATGCTCGCCTTATCTGCGACTATACACGCCCCGAAGATTTTGAACTTTACAAACGTCTCCGAGCCGAAGATAAACTCGACCgcagcgatgaggaagacgagtTTGCTGATGGTGCagacaaagaacaagatcaagacacATCGACAGAACATGATGCCCATCAACACAGTCATGAGCCGGAGCCACACGACTACCGAAGCCGACCTCTCGCAGCCATTGACCAGTCTGCTATTACTGGAGAGTCACTCGCTGTCGAGAAGTATCTTGGCGACATGGTATACTATACCACTGGCTGCAAAAGAGGCAAGGCCTTTGCCCTTGTCCAAACCACTGCCAAAGAGTCTTTCGTCGGTCGTACTGCAGACCTCGTCCAGGGAGCTAAGGATCAGGGCCACTTCAAGGCTATCATGAACAACATTGGAACCTcgcttctcgttcttgtcatGTTCTGGATTCTGATAGCCTGGATTGGAGGATTCTTCCACCACATTGGGATGACGGAGCCTGGATCGCAGAATCTCCTCCACTatgctcttgttcttctcattaTTG GTGTCCCGGTTGGTCTTCCAGTGGTGACAACCACGACCCTCGCCGTTGGAGCAGCCTATCTCGCGAAGCAGAAGGCTATCGTCCAAAAACTTACGGCTATTGAGTCTCTTGCTGGCGTCGACATTCTGTGTTctgacaagactggcacACTGACTGCCAATAAGCTATCGATTCGTGATCCTTGGCTAGCAGAAGGCCAGGACGTCAATTGGATGATGGCAGTCGCAGCTCTTGCTTCGAGCCATAATCTCAGAACCCTGGATCCCATCGACAAAGTCACTATCCTTACTCTCAAGCGCTACCCCGAAGCCAGAGAGATTCTCAAGCAGGGGTGGGTGACTGAGTCGTTCACACCTTTCGATCCTGTCTCTAAACGAATCACTGCGGTTTGCCGCCTTGGGAATGACAAATTTTGGTGCGTCAAGGGAGCTCCAAAAGCGGTATTGAAACTTGCTTCAGGCTCGGAGGACGAAAGCCGAATCTATAAAGAGAAGGCTCAAGATTTTGCTCGAAGAGGATTTCGTTCGCTTGGTGTCGCTTATAAGAAGAACGATGGTCCCTGGATCATTTTGGGTTTGCTATCCATGTTCGATCCTCCTCGAGAGGATACGGCCCAGACAATCATCGAGGCAGGCCACCTTGGAGTCCCCGTCAAGATGTTGACTGGAGATGCCATAGCCATTGCAAAAGAAACCTGCAAAATGTTGTCCCTCGGTACAAAAGTGTATAACTCGGAACGACTCATCCATGGCGGGTTGTCCGGAAGTGTACAGCATGACTTCGTGGAGCGTGCAGATGGCTTTGCAGAAGTGTTTCCCGAGCACAAGTACACAGTTGTCGAAATGCTGCAACAAAGAGGCCATCTCACAGCAATGACCGGCGACGGTGTCAACGATGCCCCTTCCCTCAAGAAAGCGGATTGTGGTATTGCCGTTGAGGGTGCTTCGGAAGCTGCCCAAGCCGCAGCAGATATCGTCTTTCTTGCCCCAGGCCTAAGTACGATTGTTCTTGCAATCAAGACCGCCCGTCAAATATTTCAGAGAATGAAAGCGTACATTCAATATCGTATCGCGCTCTGTCTCCACCTGGAAATCTATCTCACACTGTCCATGATCATTATCAACGAGACCATTCGAGTCGACCTCATAGTATTTTTGGCCCTTTTTGCGGATTTAGCGACAGTTGCAGTTGCCTATGATAATGCTCATTGGGAACCGAGGCCGGTAGAGTGGCAGTTACCCAAGATT TGGGTTATGAGTGTGATTCTTGGGATTCTTCTGGCCCTTGCAACGTGGGTATTGAGAGGTGCAATGTTCCTGCCCAATGGAGGTTTCATTCAGAACTTCGGTTCCATTCAAGAGATCCTCTTCCTCGAAGTCGCCCTCACAGAGAACTGGCTCATCTTCGTCACAAGAGGCGGAAAGActtggccatcatggcaactCGTGTTCGCCATTCTTGGCGTCGATATCCTGGCTACCCTGTTCTGCCTCTTTGGCTGGATGTCAGGTACGGGTGAAATCTCCCACCCTGAGTCGAACTTCAAGCAGAGCAGCAATGGCTGGGTCGATATCGTAACTGTGGTGATCGTCTGGCTTTACTCTTTCGGTGTAACTGTCGTTATCGCTATCGTTTActtcattctcaacaagctgTCTTGGTTAGACAACTTAGGTAGGAAAgatcgcaagaagaaggatacCAAGCTGGAAAACATTCTCGGCCACctccagaagcttgccatcgagcatgaggttgacgagaagaCTGGAAAGAGCAGGTTTATGCTGGCggagaaggctgctgatgaggatgatgatatctaG
- a CDS encoding membrane protein: protein MGVIGLTASGLVGALHSYILVLEMFLWTKPRGRKAFRLTPEFAEQTKTMAANQGLYNGFLSAGLIWSLLHPNPEFSKQLQIFFNGCVLVAGAYGGLTANKKILYIQAAPAALSLGLVLLDM, encoded by the coding sequence ATGGGTGTAATCGGACTCACTGCCAGCGGCCTCGTCGGCGCTTTACACAGCTACATCTTGGTTCTCGAGATGTTTCTCTGGACGAAGCCTCGTGGAAGAAAGGCTTTCAGACTCACACCCGAATTCGCTGAGCAGACCAAGACAATGGCTGCCAATCAGGGCCTCTACAACGGCTTCTTGTCCGCTGGACTGATTTGGTCGCTTCTTCACCCGAACCCTGAGTTCTCAAAGCAActtcagatcttcttcaacggcTGTGTCTTGGTTGCGGGTGCATATGGTGGTCTcaccgccaacaagaagattCTCTACATCCAGGCTGCTCCCGCAGCTCTCTCTCTTGGACTCGTTCTGTTGGATATGTAG